A stretch of the Glycine soja cultivar W05 chromosome 13, ASM419377v2, whole genome shotgun sequence genome encodes the following:
- the LOC114382019 gene encoding WUSCHEL-related homeobox 9-like: protein MASSNRHWPSMFKSKPCNPHHQWQHDINSSLISTSCHRSPYSSGGGGGCEERSPEPKPRWNPKPEQIRILEAIFNSGMVNPPRDEIRKIRAQLQEYGQVGDANVFYWFQNRKSRSKHKLRHLQNSSSKNLNHHHHLVDQNHHTPTSLPQTATTAPSSSSSSSSEKSSPKELIIPTTKVFSIGFSDVMPNSPTASVNQTYFQTRINESIMLPSPPPPVEAFFFPVQQQHHGVTSSSQGFCFSELSNVVHQHNSVGPCTSLLLSEIVGHGVASASASKKDKSQVKIMHQPSLLNFCVTTPTTTAPSTTTTVVVPPITTTSSTTIPSPLMHQLQGIGDPGGAARSMVFINDVAFEVALGPFNVREAFGDDAVLIHASTGQPVLTNQWGLTLHSLQHGACYYLI from the exons ATGGCTTCTTCTAATAGACACTGGCCAAGCATGTTCAAGTCCAAGCCCTGCAACCCTCACCACCAATGGCAGCATGACATCAACTCCTCCCTCATCTCCACTAGCTGCCACAGAAGCCCTTACTCTTCCG GAGGAGGTGGTGGTTGTGAGGAGAGAAGTCCAGAGCCAAAGCCAAGGTGGAACCCAAAACCTGAGCAAATCCGAATACTGGAGGCTATATTCAACTCTGGAATGGTGAATCCTCCGAGGGATGAGATAAGGAAGATAAGGGCACAGTTGCAAGAGTATGGGCAAGTGGGTGATGCCAATGTCTTCTATTGGTTCCAGAACCGCAAGTCCAGGAGCAAGCACAAGCTTCGCCATCTCCAAAACTCATCATCAAAGAACCTGAACCACCATCACCACCTTGTTGATCAAAATCATCATACTCCCACTTCTCTCCCTCAAACCGCTACTACTGCACCCTCATCCTCATCATCTTCATCGTCTGAGAAATCTTCCCCAAAAGAGCTTATAATACCTACCACCAAGGTGTTCTCCATTGGATTCTCCGATGTGATGCCTAATTCTCCCACTGCTTCTGTGAACCAGACCTATTTTCAGACCCGAATTAATGAGTCCATTATGCTTccgtcaccaccaccaccagttGAGGCTTTCTTCTTCCCAgtgcaacaacaacatcatggAGTAACATCATCATCACAAGGGTTTTGCTTCTCTGAGCTGTCCAATGTTGTTCATCAACACAACAGCGTTGGTCCTTGCACTAGCCTCTTGCTTAGTGAGATCGTAGGCCATGGTGTTGCTTCTGCTTCTGCCTCAAAGAAAGACAAGTCTCAGGTGAAAATAATGCACCAGCCCTCACTGCTTAATTTCTGTGTCACCACTCCAACAACAACAGCTCCTTCTACTACAACCACTGTTGTTGTACCTCCCATCACTACTACCTCCTCTACTACTATTCCATCCCCCCTCATGCATCAACTTCAAG GTATTGGAGATCCAGGTGGTGCGGCGAGATCAATGGTGTTCATTAACGATGTGGCATTCGAGGTGGCTTTGGGGCCCTTCAATGTGCGTGAAGCCTTTGGAGATGATGCTGTGCTCATCCATGCCAGCACTGGTCAACCTGTGCTAACAAACCAATGGGGTCTCACTCTTCATTCACTCCAGCATGGCGCTTGTTATTATTTG ATATAG